One genomic segment of Culturomica massiliensis includes these proteins:
- the uvrA gene encoding excinuclease ABC subunit UvrA, translating into MGKQYIELKGIRVHNLKNIDLKIELGKFIVITGVSGSGKSSLAFDTLYAEGQRRYVESLSAYARQFLGRLNKPECDYIKGIPPAVAIEQKVNTSNPRSTVGTSTEIYDYIKLLYARAGRTYSPVSGNEVKRDTVDSICRYVLEHEGKNAVILAKPDKLDEPEGLSLLLSQGFVRLKYGDGFLRIEDVIHDAHPLPDQENCFLVVDRISVNREKDTVSRISESIETALYEGNGECFIEIDGVRHPFSNRFEADGISFQVPSVNMFSFNSPIGACPKCEGYGRVLGIDEDLVVPNKSLSLYEDAVMCWRGEVMSEWKRQVISAAHHVNFPVHTPYYELTAEEKRLLWQGCRYFKGIYDFFEHLESKKYKIQNRVMIARYTGKTICPDCHGTRLKPEVSYVKIGGKSIAELVEMPIAELKDFFDRLELDPYQHKVAERILPDIRSRLEFLLEVGLGYLTLNRLSSSLSGGESQRINLATSLGSSLVGSLYILDEPSIGLHSRDTDQLIKVLKKLRDLGNTVVVVEHDEDIIRAADEVIDIGPLAGRLGGEVVFQGNMEKLKKADTLTAAYMFGKKNISVPEHRRNFTKKITITGATENNLKNISVDIPLGIMTAVTGVSGSGKSTLIKTIVVPALKKYYGDYSDRTGSFDKLLGDVKAINGVEFIDQNPIGKSTRSNPVTYLKAWDDIRKIFSEVKLAKIQGFKPSHFSFNVPGGRCEECQGEGIIKVEMQFMADVYLQCEHCKGKRFKSEVLEVKYREKSIYDILEMTVNQAIDFFAEDAGYSERNVVDKLQKLADVGLGYVKLGQSSSTLSGGESQRVKLAYHLSRENAEPTLFVFDEPTTGLHFHDIHKLMESLNALIVRGHTVLIIEHNMDVIKCADHIIDLGPEGGNEGGRVVFTGTPEDLIKCPDSYTGKYLKEKL; encoded by the coding sequence ATGGGAAAGCAATACATAGAACTGAAAGGCATCCGGGTACACAATCTGAAGAATATAGACCTGAAAATAGAACTGGGAAAATTCATCGTGATTACCGGAGTGTCAGGAAGCGGAAAATCATCTCTGGCCTTCGATACCCTGTATGCAGAAGGACAGCGAAGATATGTGGAGAGTTTGTCGGCATATGCCCGTCAATTCCTGGGGAGATTGAATAAGCCGGAATGCGACTATATAAAGGGTATTCCGCCTGCCGTAGCCATCGAGCAAAAGGTCAATACCTCTAATCCCCGTTCTACCGTCGGAACTTCTACGGAAATATACGATTATATAAAATTGTTGTACGCCCGTGCCGGACGTACCTATTCTCCCGTATCCGGCAATGAAGTTAAACGTGATACGGTAGACAGTATCTGCCGCTATGTACTGGAACATGAAGGGAAAAATGCCGTTATCCTGGCAAAACCCGATAAGCTCGACGAACCCGAAGGGCTATCTCTCCTGTTAAGCCAGGGATTTGTGAGATTGAAATACGGCGACGGGTTTCTGCGAATCGAAGATGTAATACATGATGCCCACCCCTTACCGGATCAGGAAAACTGTTTTCTGGTGGTCGACCGGATTTCCGTCAACCGGGAAAAAGATACCGTTTCCCGTATATCCGAATCAATAGAAACAGCTTTGTATGAGGGAAATGGAGAATGTTTTATTGAAATAGACGGTGTCCGGCATCCTTTTTCAAATCGCTTTGAAGCAGACGGTATCAGTTTTCAGGTACCTTCCGTAAATATGTTCAGTTTCAACTCTCCTATCGGTGCATGTCCGAAATGTGAAGGATACGGCCGGGTATTGGGTATTGACGAAGACCTGGTCGTCCCGAATAAGTCTTTGAGTCTGTACGAAGACGCCGTCATGTGCTGGCGGGGAGAAGTTATGAGTGAATGGAAACGGCAGGTGATCAGTGCAGCTCATCACGTGAATTTCCCGGTGCATACCCCCTATTACGAACTGACTGCCGAAGAAAAACGGTTGCTGTGGCAGGGATGCCGTTATTTTAAAGGTATCTATGATTTCTTCGAACATCTGGAATCCAAAAAATATAAAATCCAAAACCGGGTAATGATTGCCAGGTATACCGGAAAAACTATTTGCCCCGATTGTCATGGAACCCGCTTAAAGCCGGAAGTTTCTTACGTCAAAATCGGAGGTAAATCCATAGCAGAATTAGTGGAGATGCCGATTGCCGAATTGAAAGATTTCTTCGACCGGCTGGAATTGGATCCCTATCAGCACAAAGTGGCTGAACGAATCCTGCCCGACATACGCAGCCGGCTGGAATTTCTATTGGAAGTGGGCTTGGGATATCTGACCCTCAACCGCCTTTCCTCCTCTCTATCCGGAGGTGAATCGCAACGCATAAATTTAGCTACGTCTTTGGGCTCTTCATTGGTCGGTTCGCTCTATATCCTGGACGAACCCAGTATCGGATTACATTCACGGGATACCGACCAGTTGATAAAGGTCTTGAAAAAATTGAGGGATCTGGGAAATACGGTTGTCGTCGTCGAACATGACGAAGACATTATCCGGGCGGCCGATGAAGTAATCGATATCGGGCCTTTGGCCGGAAGATTGGGCGGAGAGGTCGTCTTTCAAGGAAACATGGAAAAACTGAAAAAAGCCGATACGCTGACAGCCGCATATATGTTTGGGAAAAAAAATATCAGTGTACCCGAGCACCGGAGAAATTTTACTAAAAAAATAACGATAACGGGAGCTACGGAAAACAACCTGAAAAACATTTCAGTCGATATCCCGCTGGGTATTATGACAGCCGTGACCGGTGTGAGCGGTTCCGGAAAAAGTACTTTAATTAAAACGATAGTCGTCCCTGCACTTAAAAAGTATTACGGAGATTATTCCGACCGTACCGGAAGTTTTGATAAGTTGCTGGGAGATGTAAAAGCCATAAACGGTGTGGAATTTATCGATCAGAATCCGATCGGGAAATCCACACGCTCCAATCCGGTCACCTATCTCAAAGCCTGGGACGATATCCGCAAGATATTCTCGGAAGTAAAACTGGCTAAGATACAGGGATTCAAACCCTCCCACTTTTCTTTCAATGTACCGGGCGGCCGCTGTGAAGAATGTCAGGGAGAAGGAATTATCAAGGTCGAAATGCAGTTTATGGCCGACGTTTATCTGCAATGTGAACATTGCAAGGGCAAACGCTTTAAAAGTGAAGTACTGGAAGTCAAGTACCGGGAGAAAAGTATTTACGACATATTGGAGATGACTGTAAACCAGGCCATTGATTTTTTTGCAGAAGACGCCGGATACAGTGAGCGTAATGTCGTCGATAAATTACAGAAATTAGCCGATGTCGGACTGGGATATGTAAAATTAGGCCAATCTTCCAGTACATTGAGCGGCGGAGAAAGTCAACGGGTCAAATTAGCCTATCACCTGAGTCGTGAAAATGCAGAGCCGACTCTTTTTGTCTTCGATGAACCGACAACCGGTTTGCATTTTCATGATATACATAAATTGATGGAATCCCTGAACGCTTTGATTGTCCGGGGACATACCGTATTGATCATCGAACACAACATGGATGTCATCAAATGTGCAGATCACATCATCGATTTAGGACCGGAAGGCGGTAATGAAGGCGGACGGGTTGTGTTTACCGGTACACCGGAGGACCTGATAAAATGCCCCGATTCCTATACCGGAAAATATTTGAAAGAAAAGTTATAA
- the rplI gene encoding 50S ribosomal protein L9, producing the protein MQIILLTDIANLGHKDDVINVKPGYGRNYLIPQGYAILATESAKKVVAENTKQRAHKEAKLRAEAQELAAKLEALKLTIGAKTSSTGKIFGSVNNIMISEALQAQGYDIDRKKIMLKEIKEVGTYSATIKLHRDVKVNVEFDVVSE; encoded by the coding sequence ATGCAAATTATATTATTGACAGATATAGCAAACTTAGGTCATAAGGACGACGTAATCAACGTAAAACCGGGTTATGGTCGTAACTACCTTATCCCCCAGGGATATGCTATCCTTGCCACCGAATCGGCTAAAAAAGTTGTAGCAGAAAATACCAAGCAAAGAGCACACAAAGAAGCTAAATTAAGAGCGGAAGCTCAGGAACTGGCTGCTAAACTCGAAGCGTTGAAACTGACGATCGGTGCAAAAACAAGCAGTACCGGCAAAATTTTCGGATCCGTGAATAATATCATGATCTCTGAAGCTTTACAGGCACAAGGGTATGATATCGATCGTAAGAAAATCATGCTGAAAGAAATCAAAGAAGTGGGAACTTATTCTGCAACGATAAAACTTCACAGAGATGTGAAAGTAAATGTGGAATTCGACGTGGTTTCCGAATAA
- the rpsR gene encoding 30S ribosomal protein S18, which produces MAQNESEIRYLTPPSVEVKKKKYCRFLKSRIKFIDYKDPEFLKKFLNEQGKILPRRITGTSLKYQRKVATAVKRARHLALLPYVTDLMK; this is translated from the coding sequence ATGGCACAGAACGAAAGTGAAATCAGATATTTGACCCCGCCTTCAGTAGAAGTCAAAAAGAAAAAATACTGCCGCTTTTTAAAGAGCAGAATTAAATTTATCGATTACAAGGATCCTGAATTCTTAAAGAAATTCTTGAATGAACAAGGTAAAATCCTTCCGAGAAGAATTACCGGAACTTCTCTGAAATATCAGAGAAAAGTGGCTACAGCAGTAAAAAGAGCCAGACATCTTGCTTTATTGCCTTATGTAACCGATTTGATGAAATAA
- the rpsF gene encoding 30S ribosomal protein S6 — MNHYETVFITTPVLSEIQIKEAVEKFKNAITENGGSIEHEEAWGLRKLAYPIQKKTTGFYHLLQFEAEGSLVDKLETAYRRDERVIRFLTFRLDKYAYEYALKRRSKNQEKREEK; from the coding sequence TTGAATCATTACGAGACCGTTTTCATTACAACTCCCGTTTTATCTGAAATACAGATAAAGGAAGCGGTAGAAAAGTTCAAGAATGCCATTACGGAAAATGGCGGTTCCATTGAACATGAGGAGGCATGGGGCCTTCGCAAGCTGGCTTATCCGATCCAGAAAAAAACGACCGGATTTTATCACTTACTCCAATTTGAAGCAGAAGGCTCATTGGTAGACAAGTTGGAAACAGCTTATCGCCGTGACGAACGTGTAATCCGTTTCCTGACCTTCAGATTAGACAAGTATGCATATGAGTATGCTTTAAAGAGAAGAAGTAAAAACCAAGAAAAAAGAGAGGAGAAATAA
- the mltG gene encoding endolytic transglycosylase MltG gives MKIIARTGIALLLIAAVAGGLGYYFVCYPNTQVDDEGVFYIREDDSFENVMENLQNNGYIKNSYTLRLVSRLKKYPEMVKSGRYRLKDGMNNNTLVNLLRSGNQEAVHFTFNNLRTLEQLAGVVSRQLEIDSLEFLETARRPDLQRELGFTPETFIGMFIPNTYQVYWNTKPEKLIRKMAEEYRKFWNDTRLAEAKKAGLSPMEVITLASIIEEETVRPEEHPVIAGVYINRLNKNIPLSACPTLKFALGDFTLKRILNKHMEIESPYNTYKNQGLPPGPIRMASVNVIDAVLHYKKHDYLYFCAKSDFSGGHYFSKTLHQHNIYAKQYHRALNQRKIY, from the coding sequence ATGAAAATCATTGCCAGAACAGGGATCGCCTTATTGTTGATTGCTGCCGTTGCCGGTGGCCTGGGATACTATTTTGTATGCTATCCCAACACACAGGTCGATGATGAAGGCGTGTTTTATATCCGGGAAGATGATTCTTTTGAAAATGTAATGGAAAATTTGCAGAATAACGGGTATATAAAAAACAGTTACACGCTTCGCCTTGTTTCCCGGCTGAAAAAATACCCGGAAATGGTAAAATCAGGGCGATACCGGCTCAAAGACGGTATGAACAATAATACCCTGGTTAATCTGTTACGTTCCGGAAATCAGGAAGCAGTTCATTTTACATTTAACAACCTCCGTACCCTGGAACAGCTGGCTGGAGTCGTTTCACGTCAATTGGAAATCGATTCCCTGGAATTTCTGGAAACAGCCCGACGTCCCGATTTACAAAGGGAATTAGGATTTACTCCGGAAACATTCATCGGTATGTTTATTCCCAACACGTATCAGGTGTACTGGAATACAAAACCCGAAAAACTGATCCGCAAAATGGCGGAGGAATACCGGAAATTCTGGAACGATACCCGATTGGCCGAAGCAAAAAAAGCAGGCCTGTCCCCCATGGAAGTTATAACATTGGCTTCAATTATTGAAGAAGAGACGGTTCGTCCGGAAGAACACCCCGTCATCGCAGGGGTTTACATCAACCGATTGAATAAAAATATTCCGCTGTCTGCTTGTCCTACCCTTAAATTTGCTTTGGGAGATTTCACCCTGAAACGGATTCTGAACAAGCATATGGAAATCGAATCTCCTTACAATACGTATAAGAACCAGGGGTTACCTCCGGGACCGATCCGAATGGCATCGGTCAATGTTATCGATGCCGTACTGCATTACAAGAAACACGATTACCTCTACTTTTGTGCGAAAAGTGATTTTTCCGGAGGACATTATTTTTCGAAAACCCTTCATCAGCATAATATATATGCGAAGCAATATCACAGGGCTCTCAATCAGAGAAAGATATACTGA
- a CDS encoding nucleoid-associated protein: MINFENCEISNIVIHNIGNKYDGGELTVSDKCFLPDDPDVVGLLKNYFLSPFKKDAFYNFLPYEDELMNNPVYGAVTDIFNNEASFYVQSVFMAQHLFEQSNNPNIKAGELYVVHFRNCNIEEGVCDAIGIFKSETKDTFLKIVMNQNTYQLESESGINIRKLDKACIIFNTHAESGYKVSILDKTNTKEAIYWTTDFLGLQPTNDSYFQTANYLNLCKDFVKDIYNKENDVPRADQIDMLNRSLNFFKEAEVFSEDRFKEEVVREPEVINAFENFKKQYEEEKELPLSNTFPVSDFAVKDEKKYFRHVLKLDKNFHVYIHGQRKYIEKGYDTARDMNYYKLYFRDEE; this comes from the coding sequence ATGATAAATTTTGAAAATTGTGAAATCTCCAATATTGTAATCCACAACATTGGGAACAAGTACGATGGCGGCGAGTTGACGGTTTCGGATAAATGTTTTTTACCGGATGATCCGGATGTCGTGGGATTACTGAAAAATTATTTCCTCTCTCCCTTTAAAAAGGATGCTTTTTACAATTTTCTTCCCTATGAGGACGAATTGATGAATAATCCGGTTTACGGGGCAGTTACCGACATATTCAATAACGAAGCATCTTTTTATGTGCAATCGGTATTTATGGCCCAGCATCTGTTCGAACAATCAAACAATCCCAATATCAAAGCGGGCGAATTGTATGTCGTTCACTTCCGGAATTGTAACATAGAAGAAGGCGTTTGTGATGCCATCGGTATATTTAAATCGGAAACGAAAGACACTTTTCTCAAGATTGTCATGAATCAAAATACATATCAGTTGGAAAGTGAATCCGGAATCAATATCCGTAAGCTGGACAAGGCTTGCATTATTTTCAATACACATGCCGAAAGCGGATATAAAGTGTCGATACTGGATAAGACAAATACCAAGGAAGCGATTTACTGGACGACAGATTTTCTGGGTTTACAACCTACAAACGACAGCTATTTTCAGACAGCCAACTATCTGAATCTGTGCAAAGATTTTGTCAAAGATATATACAATAAAGAAAACGACGTGCCCCGGGCCGATCAGATCGACATGCTGAACCGTTCCCTGAATTTTTTCAAGGAAGCGGAAGTTTTCTCTGAAGACCGCTTTAAAGAGGAAGTAGTCCGGGAGCCAGAAGTTATCAATGCTTTCGAGAATTTTAAAAAACAATATGAAGAAGAAAAGGAACTTCCGTTAAGCAACACCTTCCCCGTCTCGGATTTTGCCGTTAAAGACGAGAAAAAGTATTTCAGACATGTACTGAAATTGGATAAAAATTTCCACGTGTATATACACGGACAACGTAAATATATCGAAAAAGGATACGATACGGCCCGGGATATGAACTACTATAAGCTTTATTTCCGGGACGAAGAGTAA
- a CDS encoding DUF3078 domain-containing protein — protein MEIRNLDVQPLESGQLAFPANLSFLKKNLKNNHIENPAIRYAIQNLKKEKHRDSDLNNALDVLMRYAQNDTLKNMVNYIRDYVSTTCKNEEALNTVNARLVIDSIRYASDTVRYTFDSDLRTLASYIQLDSNYIWLKKISRDSVMIEISNTTDSTLKFWINNGRKEYHRFWAVNKLGDSIGTWIQVAPPGNTIRFYVDDDVYRSKMDLKKARAKKISNRLAASYYHLQALTPGELHRRHWTYYSEVEMAMGQGYVANWSGGGENSLSVLSNLRYFINYNKNKTSWENFLHYRLGFLKSGDQNIRKNEEKLELNSKVGQKAFKHWYYTAQLNILTTVFNSYEYSGENEKKKIGNFMTPGYFTLSVGMDYKPNDNFSLYLSPIAGKWTYLRDTVGIDPGRYGVDAGKKSKGDAGARVELRNKFSLFKFIDVRNELIMFSSYYNSQQSFTGNWQVQLDFKINYFMRASVYTNVVYDENYSKKLQFKENLNLGVNFRF, from the coding sequence ATGGAAATCAGAAATCTGGATGTACAGCCTTTAGAATCCGGACAATTGGCTTTCCCTGCAAATTTGTCATTTTTAAAGAAAAACTTGAAAAACAACCATATTGAGAATCCGGCAATCCGTTATGCCATTCAAAATCTGAAAAAGGAAAAGCACCGGGACTCTGATCTGAATAATGCCCTGGATGTCCTGATGCGTTATGCCCAGAACGATACCTTGAAAAATATGGTGAATTACATCCGGGATTATGTCAGTACGACCTGTAAAAATGAGGAAGCATTGAATACGGTCAATGCCCGCCTGGTCATAGACAGTATCCGGTACGCTTCCGACACCGTCCGCTATACGTTTGATTCGGATTTGAGAACACTGGCTTCTTACATTCAGCTTGATTCAAATTATATATGGCTGAAAAAAATCAGCCGGGATTCCGTTATGATTGAAATCAGTAATACGACTGACAGCACTTTGAAATTCTGGATCAACAACGGCCGTAAAGAATACCATCGGTTTTGGGCGGTAAATAAACTGGGTGATTCAATCGGGACGTGGATACAGGTTGCTCCTCCGGGAAATACAATCCGTTTTTATGTAGATGACGATGTATATCGCTCTAAAATGGATTTGAAAAAGGCCCGTGCCAAAAAAATTTCAAACCGCCTGGCGGCTTCTTATTACCATCTTCAGGCTCTTACTCCGGGCGAACTCCACCGACGTCACTGGACTTATTATTCGGAAGTAGAAATGGCCATGGGACAAGGTTATGTGGCAAACTGGTCCGGCGGCGGTGAAAATTCCCTCTCTGTTTTGAGTAATCTGCGTTATTTCATCAACTACAATAAGAATAAAACCAGTTGGGAAAACTTTCTGCATTACCGTTTGGGATTCCTTAAAAGCGGAGATCAGAATATAAGGAAAAATGAAGAAAAACTGGAATTGAATTCGAAAGTCGGTCAAAAAGCTTTTAAACATTGGTATTATACGGCCCAGTTGAATATCCTGACTACTGTTTTCAATTCTTATGAATATTCGGGTGAAAACGAAAAGAAAAAAATCGGAAATTTCATGACTCCGGGTTATTTTACTTTATCCGTCGGTATGGACTACAAGCCGAATGATAATTTTTCCCTGTATCTGTCCCCTATTGCCGGAAAATGGACTTATTTAAGGGACACTGTGGGTATCGACCCGGGACGTTACGGTGTAGATGCCGGCAAAAAATCCAAGGGAGATGCCGGTGCCCGTGTCGAGCTCCGGAATAAATTTTCATTATTCAAATTTATCGATGTACGTAACGAACTGATTATGTTCAGCAGTTACTATAATTCGCAACAGAGTTTCACCGGTAATTGGCAGGTTCAGCTTGATTTTAAGATAAACTATTTTATGCGGGCTTCGGTATATACAAATGTCGTATACGACGAAAACTATTCGAAGAAACTGCAATTTAAAGAGAATTTGAACTTAGGCGTTAATTTTAGATTCTGA
- a CDS encoding SDR family oxidoreductase, with product MRNSLKDKVAVVTGASSGIGKALVYELARQGAKIALASRSLEDLLVIEKELKAQGADVLSIRTDVTKELACKELMEQTFRYFGRIDILINNAGISMRALLEDLDTNVLRKVMDVNFWGTVYCSKYALPYLLQTKGSLVGVISIAGYIGLPGRTGYAASKFAVRGFLNTVRVENRKKGLHVLVAAPGFTASNIRKTALNSEGRQQGESPRNESNMMTAERCASIIIKGIRKRKREIIMTFIEGKLTVFLSKWWPRFVEKLTYAHMAKEPDSPFK from the coding sequence ATGCGGAATTCCCTGAAAGATAAAGTTGCAGTTGTCACAGGAGCCTCTTCTGGCATCGGCAAAGCTTTGGTTTATGAATTGGCGCGTCAAGGTGCAAAAATTGCTTTGGCTTCCAGAAGTCTGGAAGACTTATTGGTTATTGAAAAAGAATTGAAAGCACAAGGTGCCGATGTATTATCGATCCGTACGGATGTCACAAAGGAATTGGCCTGTAAGGAATTGATGGAACAGACATTCCGCTATTTCGGGCGAATCGATATATTGATTAATAATGCCGGTATCTCTATGCGTGCTTTATTGGAAGACCTGGATACAAACGTGCTTCGCAAAGTCATGGATGTCAATTTCTGGGGAACGGTATATTGCAGTAAATACGCACTTCCCTACCTTTTGCAAACGAAAGGCAGTTTAGTCGGGGTTATTTCGATTGCCGGATATATCGGTCTGCCCGGCAGAACGGGTTATGCTGCCAGTAAATTTGCGGTACGGGGCTTCCTGAATACAGTACGGGTAGAAAACCGGAAAAAGGGATTGCATGTCCTGGTGGCAGCTCCGGGCTTTACGGCCTCGAATATTCGCAAAACGGCTTTGAACAGCGAAGGGCGCCAACAAGGAGAAAGTCCTCGTAATGAAAGTAATATGATGACGGCAGAACGGTGTGCCTCGATCATTATTAAAGGTATCCGGAAACGGAAAAGAGAAATTATAATGACTTTTATCGAAGGAAAACTGACGGTCTTTTTAAGTAAATGGTGGCCCCGATTCGTAGAAAAGCTTACCTATGCCCATATGGCTAAAGAACCGGATTCCCCTTTTAAATAA
- a CDS encoding tetratricopeptide repeat protein: MRKLTFIVILLFCAGFTYAQKGKVAQATSYFTSGKLDEAKKLIDEAITHENCVNDAKSHFTKGQIYQAIFESPLNDYRKLDPNALDVAWEAFQKTIQLDEKGKFNKKLKTQYENLIADYTNKAIEYYNSENFKGALGAFKRVLEIEKSPIVNSTAVDTAIIFNAGVAAQRAGEFAEAEKFYKESLKHNYEPARTYAMLANVLKEQGKEEEAVEYLHKGYELFPNDAYMLVELINYYLLGGEPEKAEVYLDAAIKQDPNNASFYRAKGTLYEKMKEPEKAMAMYEKALSVDPKDFAAQYNLGNLKLTEVIELHKKVNDIVDADEYNKGMEQVYAGYTAVIPYFEKARELNPTERNTLTTLKELYFKLRNNDPGYMQKYEEVKAELEK, from the coding sequence ATGAGAAAATTAACTTTTATTGTAATTTTACTTTTCTGTGCAGGTTTTACTTATGCACAGAAAGGAAAAGTAGCCCAGGCTACAAGTTATTTTACGTCCGGAAAGCTGGATGAAGCCAAAAAGCTGATTGATGAAGCCATTACACACGAAAACTGCGTAAATGACGCTAAATCTCATTTTACAAAAGGTCAGATTTATCAGGCGATTTTTGAGAGTCCGCTAAATGATTATCGTAAACTGGACCCGAATGCATTGGATGTTGCCTGGGAAGCTTTTCAGAAAACCATTCAACTGGATGAAAAGGGTAAATTTAACAAAAAGCTGAAAACCCAATACGAAAATTTAATTGCGGATTATACTAACAAGGCTATCGAGTATTATAACTCAGAAAACTTCAAAGGTGCTTTGGGAGCATTCAAGAGAGTACTGGAAATCGAAAAATCTCCGATAGTCAATTCTACGGCTGTAGATACTGCTATTATCTTCAATGCCGGTGTGGCTGCTCAAAGAGCCGGAGAATTTGCCGAAGCTGAAAAATTTTATAAGGAATCCCTGAAACACAATTATGAACCGGCCCGTACTTACGCTATGCTGGCCAACGTATTGAAAGAACAAGGGAAAGAAGAAGAAGCTGTTGAATACCTTCACAAAGGCTATGAATTATTCCCGAACGATGCTTATATGCTGGTAGAATTGATCAATTACTACCTGTTGGGCGGTGAACCGGAAAAAGCAGAAGTATATCTGGATGCTGCCATCAAGCAAGACCCGAATAACGCTTCTTTCTACAGAGCCAAAGGAACGTTGTATGAGAAAATGAAAGAGCCGGAAAAAGCAATGGCTATGTATGAAAAAGCCCTTTCTGTAGATCCGAAAGATTTTGCTGCACAATACAACCTGGGAAACCTCAAATTGACAGAAGTCATCGAACTGCACAAAAAAGTAAACGACATCGTAGATGCTGACGAATATAACAAAGGTATGGAACAGGTATATGCCGGTTATACAGCCGTAATTCCGTATTTCGAAAAAGCACGGGAACTGAATCCGACGGAAAGAAATACACTGACTACCTTAAAAGAATTGTATTTCAAACTGAGAAATAACGATCCGGGTTATATGCAAAAATACGAGGAAGTGAAAGCTGAATTGGAAAAATAA